Part of the Pseudomonas abietaniphila genome is shown below.
GCTGCCGTTTTTCTTCGGCTTGATCGGCATCGCCATGGCGGCCGTGTGCGGCGCGATCCTGACCGGGTTGCTGCTGATGCGTCGTCAGGACCTGTTGATGCATCTGCCGTGGCGTCAGCAGTGGCTGCTGGGCGTCGCGATCATGCTGCTCGCCGCCATCGTGTTGCATCCGCTGAGTAACACCTGGCTGCAACTGGGCCTGAGCAGCGCGTACGGCGCGGTGTTGCTGGCCGGTCTGGCGCTGTGGTTGAGGCCTTGGCGTGCCGTGAGCGCTTGACGTTTCCGGCGCTACCTCTGCGGCCAGATACCCGCGTAATGCGCATTCACTGTGCCGCAGATTTCCTTGACTGTCTGACGCAGCCAGCGGTGTGCCAGGTCCTTGTCGAAACGCGGGTGCCAGGCCTGAACGACCTGAACCGGCTCGAACTCAAGGGGAATCACGAACGGCCGCATGCGCAGCCCCAGCTCGCGCAGCCCCCACAGCACCGTCTCCGGCAAAGAAACGATCCGGTCGGAACTCGCCGTGGAGAAAATTGCGGAGTGGAAATTCGGCGTGGTCAGGGTGACACGCCGAGACAGCCCAAGGCGCTCCAGCGCCAGGTCAATCGGCCCGTGGGGGCGCCCCCGTCGGGACACGCTGACATGGTCGTAACGAGCGAACGTCTGTGGGGTGATCGGCGCGTCGAAGATCGGATGGTCTCCTCGCGCCAGCGCAACAAAACGGGTGGTGAGCAGTTGCTGCACCTTGATTTCAGGCCCGAAGTTACACCGCGCGGTCACGTGCAGGTCAATCCGGCCTTCACGCAGGGCATCGTCGTCACCCTCGCCCTCAGGCGCAAAACGCAGGGTGCTGTCAGGCGCATGGACCCGCAACGCGTCGACCAGTCGCCCGCCAAAGGCGCCGAAGAACACATCGTTGGAGCGCACATTGAAACAGCGCGCCAGCGTGCTCATGTCCACCTCATCCCGCGCCTGGAACACCTCCGTCGCCTGCTCGACCAGGTTGCGCACCTGAGCCTGCAACGCCAGCGCTCTGGGCGTGGGCACCAACCCGCGCCCGGCCCGCACCAGAACCGGATCGCCCAGCGCCTCGCGAATCCGCGTGAGCGTACGGCTCATCGCGGCCGGGCTCAAATGCATGCGCCTGGCGGCACCGACGACACTGCCCTCTTCCAGCAAGGCGTCGAGAGCGATCAGCAGGTTCATGTCAGGCAAAGGCATGGCGCGGTATCCGGTGTCAGTGGACACCGATGATGCGGGAAATGGTGGGGTTTGAGAATAACGGGAGAAGCAGAGGCCGCTCCTCCCTCGGTTGGAATCCGTTTAAGAGGGGTGGTTCGGTCGGAAACAGTCGGGCCGTTAGGCCAAACCTATCAGCCGCTCCCCTCAACAGCGGATGTGTACATGCCCTATGAGCCCTTTTAAACGAGCTCTGAAATCTCAATCAGATTCAGATCAGGATCCCGCACATACACCGACCGAATCGGCCCCGTGGCACCGGTGCGCAGGATCGGCCCTTCGATGATCGGCCACTGCGCCTCGTTCAGCCGCACCACCACCTGCTCCAGCGGAATCGAGGCGATGAAACACAGGTCCAGCGCACCGGGGACCGGCACGTGCGCCTTGGGCTCGAATTCCCGGCCGCGAAGGTGCAGGTTGATTTTCTGATTGCCATACCTGAACGCCATACGGCCCGCGC
Proteins encoded:
- a CDS encoding LysR family transcriptional regulator gives rise to the protein MPLPDMNLLIALDALLEEGSVVGAARRMHLSPAAMSRTLTRIREALGDPVLVRAGRGLVPTPRALALQAQVRNLVEQATEVFQARDEVDMSTLARCFNVRSNDVFFGAFGGRLVDALRVHAPDSTLRFAPEGEGDDDALREGRIDLHVTARCNFGPEIKVQQLLTTRFVALARGDHPIFDAPITPQTFARYDHVSVSRRGRPHGPIDLALERLGLSRRVTLTTPNFHSAIFSTASSDRIVSLPETVLWGLRELGLRMRPFVIPLEFEPVQVVQAWHPRFDKDLAHRWLRQTVKEICGTVNAHYAGIWPQR
- a CDS encoding VOC family protein, whose translation is MIDHLDHLVLTAVDAEATVDFYTRVMGMQLETFGAGRMAFRYGNQKINLHLRGREFEPKAHVPVPGALDLCFIASIPLEQVVVRLNEAQWPIIEGPILRTGATGPIRSVYVRDPDLNLIEISELV